A genomic segment from Gracilinanus agilis isolate LMUSP501 chromosome 1, AgileGrace, whole genome shotgun sequence encodes:
- the LOC123247632 gene encoding inter-alpha-trypsin inhibitor heavy chain H4-like: MEAPTRILPLCLLIFLLASSGPVAAEKDGIDIYSLTLDSKVTSRFAHTTITSRVVNKAEEAREAVFQVELPKTALITNFSILMAVSTMQIENGYFVHHFAPAELPTLTKNVVFVIDKSGSMLGRKITQTREALVKILDDLNPEDQFNLVIFNGRVTQWKPSLLQASTEHVEEAKKFARSIQADGYTNINEAVLLAVKMLDESNRREQLPEESISLVILLTDGDPTKGEKDPKKIQENVKGAIGGSYYLYCLGFGFDVNYAFLEKLALENGGVARRIYEDSDADLQLQDFYQEVANPLLTKVEFQYPDNSVEQLTKDNFLVFFRGSELVVAGKLKPQVEDLLSAKVKGQSRTQNFTFQTEVNVEDKEKVFQSPKYIFHNFMERLWAYLTIQQLLEKAVSASADEKKSLEARALGLSLNFSFVTPLTSMVVTKPEGQDQAQVASKPVEADNNWLSSPSVLWTNARMSKARKQISKFSAVSHRSQGLQESVAFAADNTKATTIKIKSGTRSRSGLVRNNYKIEDVEISIPSSPAPVEREPHFILSLSKPSDKGSRWAVCMDVKESSQTPLRLISDPTHGIEVTGKYEERMDKFVWLQVSYKTPEVKVRVTQDNIVVTRGRGGKSSSYQWQQTLHLVMSGLKLTLENGVLLLSAPDKVTIGLVSLNNPTPRLQLSMQDPADFFIQASGILGQLYQDLLLNTVTVRRTEDTWEQNVGGKNYTVTRNFRRNFQRSRDTTQLPTFRCQIYAWSSP, from the exons ATGGAGGCCCCAACTCGCATACTGCCCCTCTGTCTTCTCATCTTTCTGTTGGCTTCCTCCGGTCCTGTGGCTGCTGAGAAG GATGGTATTGACATCTACAGCCTCACCTTGGACTCCAAGGTCACATCACGCTTTGCCCATACCACCATCACCAGCCGGGTGGTCAATAAGGCAGAAGAGGCCCGTGAAGCTGTCTTCCAGGTGGAGCTACCCAAGACAGCCCTCATTACCAACTTCTCCAT ACTCATGGCTGTCTCCACAATGCAGATCGAGAACGGATACTTCGTGCATCACTTTGCCCCAGCAGAACTGCCTACACTGACTAAGAACGTGGTCTTTGTCATCGACAAGAGTGGATCCATGCTTGGTAGAAAGATTACTCAG ACTCGGGAGGCACTGGTAAAGATCCTGGATGATCTCAATCCAGAGGACCAGTTTAACTTGGTCATCTTCAATGGGAGAGTGACCCAGTGGAAACCATCACTGCTTCAGGCCTCAACTGAACATGTGGAGGAAGCCAAGAAATTTGCCCGCAGTATCCAGGCAGATGGAT ATACCAATATCAATGAAGCTGTCCTTCTGGCTGTGAAAATGCTAGATGAGAGCAACAGGAGAGAGCAGCTACCAGAAGAGAGCATTTCCCTGGTCATCCTGCTCACGGATGGAGATCCCACTAAAG GGGAGAAAGACCCCAAGAAGATTCAGGAGAATGTGAAGGGAGCTATAGGAGGCAGTTATTACCTCTATTGCCTGGGTTTTGGCTTTGATGTCAACTATGCTTTCCTGGAGAAGCTGGCCCTGGAGAATGGCGGGGTGGCCCGGCGCATCTATGAGGACTCAGATGCTGATTTGCAGCTCCAG GACTTTTACCAGGAGGTGGCCAACCCACTGCTGACCAAGGTGGAGTTCCAGTATCCAGACAATTCTGTGGAACAGCTTACAAAAGACAACTTCTTGGTTTTCTTCCGGGGCTCCGAACTAGTGGTGGCTGGGAAACTCAAGCCCCAGGTGGAGGATTTGCTCTCAGCCAAAGTCAAGGGCCAGTCG CGCACCCAGAACTTCACCTTCCAAACAGAAGTGAATGTTGAGGACAAGGAGAAGGTGTTCCAGAGCCCAAAGTACATTTTCCACAACTTCATGGAACGCCTGTGGGCATACCTGACCATTCAGCAGCTGTTGGAGAAAGC TGTTTCAGCATCAGCTGATGAGAAGAAGAGCCTGGAGGCCCGGGCTTTGGGTCTGTCCCTCAACTTCAGCTTTGTCACCCCCCTCACGTCCATGGTGGTCACCAAACCAGAGGGCCAGGATCAGGCCCAGGTGGCTTCCAAGCCAGTGGAAGCGG atAACAATTGGTTGTCTTCACCATCAGTATTATGGACAAATGCACGGATGTCTAAAG CTAGAAAACAAATTTCAAAGTTCTCAGCTGTTTCACACAGATCACAAGGGCTCCAAGAGAGCGTTGCTTTTGCTGCGGATAATACGAAAG CAACGACGATCAAAATCAAGTCAGGCACGAGGTCCAGGTCAG GTCTTGTtcgaaataattataaaatagaggATGTCGAAATCTCAATTCCCTCCTCTCCTGCTCCAGTGGAAAGGGAACCTCATTTCATCTTGTCACTGTCTAAACCAAGTGATAAGGGTAGCCGGTGGGCCGTGTGTATGGATGTCAAGGAGTCATCTCAGACGCCTCTGAGGCTCATCTCTGATCCCACTCACg GCATTGAAGTGACTGGCAAGTATGAGGAGAGAATGGATAAGTTTGTCTGGCTCCAGGTGAGCTACAAGACTCCTGAGGTGAAGGTGCGTGTGACCCAGGATAACATCGTGGTGACTCGTGGCCGTGGTGGGAAAAGCTCCTCTTACCAATGGCAGCAAACACTACACTTGGTGATGTCTGG ACTGAAGCTGACTTTGGAAAATGGCGTCTTGCTGCTTAGTGCTCCAGACAAAGTCACCATTGGCCTGGTGTCCTTGAACAATCCCACTCCTAGACTGCAACTCAGCATGCAAGATCCAGCTGACTTCTTCATCCAAGCCAGTGGAATCCTTG GTCAACTTTATCAGGATTTGCTGTTGAATACTGTCACAGTTAGAAGAACTGAAGACACATGGGAGCAAAATGTGGGGGGAAAGAACTATACAGTCACCAG AAATTTCAGGAGGAATTTTCAAAGAAGCAGAGATACTACCCAACTGCCAACATTTCGATGCCAGATCTATGCTTGGAGCAGCCCTTAG